Proteins encoded within one genomic window of Pseudomonadota bacterium:
- a CDS encoding glycosyltransferase family 2 protein produces the protein MNEIKSAISIVIITKDTKELLKALLHSITHDGSLQPYLKEIIIIDNASIDGTDEMAKSEFSGAIFVRNEENKGFSVSANLGITHSTGEYILFLNSDTLIIEGEMLKMLKFMDEQGDTGICGPQLVYPDMKPQRSFAYRPTLLLEVIPKSILELMFPARYARRNRTYSAPIEVDSLIGAAIVVRRKALELTGGFDERFFFFLEETDLCLRIREEGQRIIFFPSARVIHLQGKTVGQSWIEGRIEYNISLNKFIKKHHTSLYYSIFSFIRFLKCFLILMVYSVLPFLLITGRARMKYKYYFRLLVWHMRGRPEKGGLRINFPVQKLLQG, from the coding sequence GTGAATGAAATTAAATCCGCCATATCCATCGTCATTATAACAAAAGATACGAAAGAATTATTAAAAGCACTCCTGCATTCCATAACGCATGACGGTTCGCTTCAGCCTTATCTCAAAGAGATAATCATTATTGATAATGCCTCAATCGATGGAACAGACGAGATGGCGAAAAGTGAATTCTCCGGCGCAATCTTCGTAAGAAACGAGGAAAACAAGGGTTTTTCAGTGTCAGCCAATCTGGGCATCACGCATTCAACGGGCGAATATATCCTTTTCTTGAATTCCGATACCCTCATAATAGAGGGTGAAATGCTAAAGATGCTGAAATTCATGGATGAGCAGGGGGATACGGGCATTTGCGGCCCTCAGCTCGTCTACCCTGACATGAAGCCGCAACGTTCTTTTGCGTACAGACCTACTCTGCTTCTCGAGGTAATACCAAAATCTATTCTGGAACTTATGTTTCCTGCCAGATATGCGCGCAGGAACAGAACATATTCTGCCCCGATTGAAGTGGACTCGCTTATTGGTGCGGCGATAGTGGTAAGGAGAAAGGCCCTTGAACTGACCGGGGGATTTGACGAGCGATTTTTCTTTTTTCTTGAGGAGACGGATTTATGCTTGAGGATCAGGGAGGAGGGTCAAAGGATTATTTTTTTTCCCAGTGCGAGGGTGATACATTTACAGGGAAAGACAGTGGGGCAATCCTGGATCGAAGGGAGGATTGAATACAATATATCCCTTAACAAATTTATCAAAAAACATCACACTTCTTTATACTATTCCATCTTCAGTTTTATAAGGTTTTTAAAATGTTTTCTGATACTCATGGTTTACAGTGTGTTGCCTTTTCTCCTCATTACCGGGAGGGCGAGGATGAAATATAAATACTATTTTCGTTTATTGGTCTGGCATATGAGAGGACGCCCCGAAAAAGGCGGATTGCGTATTAACTTTCCAGTACAAAAATTACTTCAAGGGTAA
- a CDS encoding 2-oxoacid:acceptor oxidoreductase family protein, producing MKMEIVCAGVGGRGVLLASTILIETAIKAGFEAMASDEYGMSQRGGSVVSLVKIGDCKSPLIGRENADILLSFEESEFYRNLAFLKRGGMAIVNTRKGFLRDGIGNLLKERNIKCHFVNADDIASRKGSMQAANMAILGYFSYFKQGPYMLGAIEETIKEKTKGKFVEKNLEIFDAGYRYGEK from the coding sequence ATGAAAATGGAAATCGTATGTGCCGGTGTGGGTGGAAGGGGGGTACTCCTTGCCTCAACAATCCTTATAGAAACTGCAATAAAAGCGGGTTTTGAAGCCATGGCCTCAGATGAATACGGGATGAGCCAGAGGGGCGGTTCAGTAGTTTCACTTGTAAAAATAGGAGATTGTAAGAGTCCGCTCATAGGGAGGGAAAACGCCGATATATTGCTCTCCTTCGAAGAGAGCGAATTTTATCGAAACCTCGCTTTTTTAAAAAGAGGCGGCATGGCTATCGTAAACACCCGCAAAGGGTTTCTTCGTGATGGAATCGGAAACCTTTTAAAAGAAAGAAATATCAAGTGCCATTTCGTCAATGCAGACGATATTGCGAGCCGGAAGGGGTCAATGCAGGCCGCTAACATGGCCATTCTGGGGTACTTTTCATATTTTAAACAGGGACCCTATATGCTTGGTGCCATAGAGGAAACAATAAAAGAAAAGACAAAAGGAAAATTTGTTGAGAAAAACCTGGAGATATTTGACGCAGGGTATCGATACGGAGAAAAATGA
- a CDS encoding thiamine pyrophosphate-dependent enzyme gives MKDVNMEVMIGNYSIARGLVEAGLELAAAYPGTPSSEIIPGIIEFNKREHGHIHAEWSTNERCALEVAFGAASIGRKAACMMKQVGLNVAFPSFLGARRKKIKGGLVIICCDDPGPQSSQTEQDTRLIATLLNIPVLDPSSAKEAGDVAYYAMEYSYEHKVPVIVRSTHRVSHARENITLYQIGTRKVALNEGIGEAGVKGSRGQGVKGKRENGGHPNHSITQSLNHSSASSYPLSAKFGIVASGMSFSIAMDVIFELNLTQRIPIYKVIKVNPVDPDIYDFVDNAGRVLVLEETDSVLEAMIHRGNKVFGRRNGYVPGAGELTYDIIRGIIEQIVEEMGMEERTFFPDYSIEEALKEIRFPPRPPRLCAGCPHRASFFAMRYASPEAIFPGDIGCYTLGISMGAVDTCIDMGGGVNLASGFYNACNQDETFTPIIASIGDSTFFHAGLEPLYDATKTGKRFILVIMDNSTTAMTGMQPTPQTGMTADGVKTHSIKIEDMVRGFGIDFLKIIDPYSIPLMVETIREAHAYLVLDNHSAHKPAVIIARRECLLSAKGKHEALLDTINIEQDCIGCKSCIKLFDCPALIFNDEKRKVTVDEGLCTRCGMCLLVCAMKRPRKGQNK, from the coding sequence GTGAAGGATGTAAACATGGAAGTAATGATCGGAAATTACAGTATTGCGAGAGGCCTTGTGGAAGCAGGGCTGGAACTGGCAGCAGCGTATCCTGGTACACCGAGTTCCGAGATCATCCCGGGTATCATTGAATTCAATAAAAGGGAACATGGACATATTCATGCCGAATGGTCAACGAATGAGCGGTGCGCCCTTGAAGTCGCATTCGGGGCAGCGTCAATCGGAAGAAAGGCTGCATGCATGATGAAGCAGGTCGGTTTAAATGTGGCATTCCCATCCTTCCTTGGTGCAAGGCGGAAAAAGATTAAAGGCGGGCTCGTTATTATTTGTTGTGATGACCCGGGGCCTCAATCTTCCCAGACCGAACAGGATACAAGACTTATTGCCACATTGTTAAACATCCCCGTGCTTGACCCTTCTTCCGCGAAGGAAGCAGGTGATGTTGCCTATTACGCAATGGAATATTCTTATGAACATAAGGTCCCCGTAATCGTAAGGTCTACCCACAGGGTGAGCCATGCGAGAGAAAATATTACCCTGTACCAGATAGGCACACGAAAGGTGGCATTAAATGAAGGAATCGGTGAAGCAGGGGTCAAGGGGTCAAGGGGTCAAGGGGTCAAGGGGAAGAGAGAGAACGGAGGGCATCCAAATCACTCAATCACTCAATCACTCAATCACTCATCAGCATCCAGCTACCCGCTATCCGCTAAATTTGGTATCGTGGCTTCCGGTATGAGTTTTTCCATTGCCATGGATGTTATTTTTGAACTCAATTTGACCCAGCGAATACCCATCTACAAGGTCATTAAGGTCAACCCTGTTGACCCGGATATCTATGATTTTGTGGACAACGCCGGTAGAGTCCTGGTACTCGAAGAAACTGACAGTGTATTGGAAGCGATGATCCACAGGGGGAATAAGGTCTTCGGGAGGAGAAATGGTTATGTCCCTGGGGCTGGAGAACTTACATATGACATTATAAGAGGCATTATCGAGCAGATTGTTGAGGAAATGGGGATGGAAGAGAGAACATTTTTCCCTGACTATTCCATAGAAGAGGCATTGAAGGAGATCAGGTTCCCCCCAAGACCACCCAGGCTTTGCGCTGGCTGCCCTCACAGGGCATCATTCTTTGCCATGCGATATGCCTCTCCTGAGGCGATTTTTCCTGGTGATATAGGATGTTACACGCTTGGTATTTCCATGGGGGCCGTTGATACCTGTATTGATATGGGCGGGGGGGTGAACCTTGCCTCAGGTTTCTATAATGCCTGCAATCAGGATGAAACCTTCACCCCCATCATTGCATCGATTGGCGATTCCACATTTTTTCACGCCGGTCTTGAACCTCTCTATGATGCAACGAAGACGGGGAAGAGGTTCATTCTTGTAATCATGGACAACAGCACCACTGCCATGACAGGCATGCAGCCAACACCGCAGACAGGAATGACAGCAGATGGCGTAAAAACACATTCGATTAAAATAGAGGATATGGTTAGAGGTTTTGGTATTGATTTCTTGAAAATCATAGACCCCTATAGCATACCCCTTATGGTAGAAACGATCAGAGAAGCGCACGCCTACCTTGTATTAGACAACCATTCTGCACATAAACCTGCTGTGATTATTGCGAGAAGGGAGTGCCTCCTTTCTGCAAAGGGAAAACACGAGGCATTGCTTGATACAATCAATATCGAGCAGGACTGCATAGGGTGCAAGAGCTGCATCAAACTTTTTGATTGTCCTGCCCTCATTTTTAATGATGAAAAACGGAAGGTTACTGTCGATGAAGGGCTTTGCACACGGTGCGGCATGTGTCTGCTCGTATGTGCAATGAAAAGGCCTCGCAAGGGGCAAAATAAATAG